The Venturia canescens isolate UGA chromosome 4, ASM1945775v1, whole genome shotgun sequence genomic interval GTTCGTGCATGCTGAttattttttacccaaaaaattttcaaatcataGTGGATTACGAAAAACACGTCACAGGGAGCAATGTTTTCATGCAAGTTTCTAGTTTCCCTGTCAATtcaaaacgaacgaaaatcatTGTCTGCATTTCATACTGGAACAAATATTCTTCTTCTGCGTGAATCGAATTGCCTTTTTTGAACTCCTGAACTACTGAAGTTTGGAATCCGAAAAATGTCCAAAGTCTGATAAATCGATCGAGAAAATTAGTTCCACCTCTTTCTGTGAGATTGCACCACAGCTGAGAATaatatgcaatttttcattattatttagaTGACGTCGAAGCTAAGGTAGTGATGCAATACAAGTTCGCGATGAAAAATGGTGCAAAATACGTTTATTTCTCGTCGATGACAACGAAGCTCTCAATAAAGGATTTCGAGGCCGACTTTAAATCAGCCGATGGCGTTGACAGCCCAATAACGAAAGCCATCAACGACGCCCTCGATGGAGGCCGCAAGGAAATTCTCGAATTAGTCAGACCCACACTCGAAAAAGTCATTTccgaaaaaattctcgagctTGGTAACAACGTTTGCAAAGGATTTACCTACGACGAACTCCACCCGGACACAACGGAATAAAATGAGCTTCGAATCGATTATCAAGGAGTGCAACGGGTCAAAATAACGGCTCAAATCATTTCGATAAGAAGATGAATgagtaagaataaaaataaaaatacttttatgCAATGTGGTTTTTCCTAAAGTCCAACGAAACCCTACGACCGATTGAcattgatgagaaaaatgagtgaatttATCTCCCGCAGAAAGTGgcatttccaaaaaaaaaaaacgtttccatCAGGGCTCCCAAAGATGTGCTGATGcttcagcatttttttcgcACGTTGCAAAAACACTAGCATTTTTCATTGCCCAAAATGGATACtgaattgcttgaaattatttttgcttCACATGTGTCACAGCCctaaattttgttgaataaaaagGACCGAATAAACAATCATTTAATAATGTTACTAATGAAGTCGCTGATGGTCTTAGATCCGAGAATTCTAAACTCGCCTGCAGAGCCTTCGACGTACATTGGTGCTggaaatattgaatattttgcaTTCAAGAAAACAAGCTGTCAACGAGGGTCGTTTGAATGCCACGGATAGTTGTCCGAAGTCGTTGATATTATCGTTCACAGAACACACGGCCAAGATGAGAGACTGTTTAATATACACGCATCTAAGTAGTATTTTTACCTTCGCGAAAAAAAGTTGCCAGagtcttttttttatccccgCAACGTTGTTTGCACGCTTTTCTTTCCTTCGACATTGTTCAATGACGCACGTCCATAGTTTTTTGCAAATCTACTTTTTTCATACCGTGATTAAGTCTTTATTGCTCTGGCCGCTTGAAGAGCACTTCTTAGAGGAGTACAATTATACTCTCGAGGTTTAGCAAGAGCTTGAATGAAAATGctcattttgcaataaaaaatgcacAAGGAACACGTTTGATTTCTGTCGAATATTCATGTTTCTAGAATGGACGTAAATTGTTGGTTCTCATGTTGGCTGCAACAATCATCGTTAAATATAAGTTTACTGAAACATTtatcgacgaatgaaatttttaacgaatttcaACGAATGGCTTTTTAACCGGAAGTTGGAACTTTTTAGACACCTTTttctacaaaatatttttctcttcttggTTAAAAATATTCAGTACAGTTCAACGCTGTACGTGTACaatgaaaattctcttttCTTGATATATTCTCAGTTTGTCAATAATTTTCCGAAactaaaatttggaaaaagttttaaaagtTGACCAAACTTGCTAAGATAATTAGGAAAATAATTCCATCTGGCAAAAGGGTGGCTGGCAAGAATTTCCTTCATTTTAGTACATCGTattcctcgatttttcaaaaaattttcgatcaacTACTTCATCGTTGATCGACGCAGCTTCAGGAAAATTATTGTTACGGCAAATCGGGTGATTCGCAAAAATCTCCAAACGTTAAAATTTCGCTCAAGATTCTCAAAGTTGAAATTCAGAGTGAAACGACAACTAAAATTGTTTAGTCTGCAATAAACGATCATTTTCTCCCTCGATAATTAATTCCTGCCATTTTTTGTCCACCCGATAAATGACTAAGGTCATTTTGAAGAGCTTCGATTACAGATGAATGAAAACAACGAATATTTCACGATAGATATATTGACTAATCGTTTTATTGTGCTCCTGAAGTCATcaatttattgatattttttacgaaatgtCTTaagcgaataaaataaataacgtTGTTTCGTCGTCCCGTCCCATTTTTTCgggctttctctctctgctcAAATTACTATTGCCGTAATACGAAACGAAAGCTTTGGCGTACGAATTACTTTACGATTTGGAATTCATAGATGCAAAttattcgtttaatcattGTTAGAGATTTCTATAAGGTCGATGTGGTCGCTAGGACGTTATTTTACACAGGGAAAAGTTGATCGAAAGCAAACGGTGTGACGATGTTGTTGCCGAGTTTTAAGAAAAAGTCGGACAGCGCTTTTTCGATCAAAGGTAGAAGCTCCTGTACGAAAGCATCGAAATTTGCGTTTATCGCGTTGTTTACAACGTCCCCGAGGACTTTTTCTCCCCCGAACAAATTGTCGAGTTGGAGATTTCCTTGGCCGACGGTTATCTTCATGTCAAACGTTTTCACTCGGAAGTGGTCCTCGCCACCTTCGTCGTAGAGCTCAGCGTCGAAGTTGACTTGACCCAAGCATTCGGTAAAGTTACCGTGCAGCGGCCCCGATCCAGTCACCTGCAGAAGCAATAAGCGTCCGTCGATCTCGTAATGGCCTTCTATGTACAGATGAGGCAGTTCAATGTCTACGTTGTAATGGAGATTCGCCATGTCGGACCttcgaaaacacaaattaacGGAATTCGTTTAATTCACCGAGTTTTAAACATTGCACGAATAAacgagattttcaaaattgtatcgagaCGAGAATTTCGAGGACTTTGAAGTGAAGAAAATTCtaaagtaagaaaaaatattcatcgagCTGATATCGCGATCGTCACtataatttcataataaaatcaTGTTCGTTCCAACTATTTTCGAGAATCTCAAATGAGTTTTTGCATCAGTGTGAATCGTACGTAATGGTAACTCGCGTAATCGCGGATgactcgttgaaaaatcggtAATCGGATCGTGTTTCAGCGTTCGTGTCATGGTCATCGCACGCGACTGCAGAATAACGCTCCCGGAATACAAACGaccttttttattcatccTCGGACCATTTTGACGAAACTGTTGTATTTCTTTTGGCCATTTCATTCGTCGTAGAATCAACTTTGAGTAACTTTCGTGCTAACGCTCTCGACGGTTGAGGATTGTTGGTTAGTTACTCACAATTATTTAATCACAGTCAAAATCAATgggagaaaaattcgtttcaaatCGTATGGCATTTCGATAAAATGctcacaaaaatgtattccGTATGCAAAATTTTCGTTAGCGCATGGAAAATTTTCTTGGagaaattccaaaatttctcGACGCGAATTCTAAGGGCGTCGAGTCACGAGCAGTTTTACGAAAAACCACTCAATTTTATcttcaagtgaaaaattcgttttcgtCGTTCACCATGAATCGTGAACGTTGCGAATCAACGTTGGAAAAATCAAACGTAATAATGCCGTTGCGAATGATGTGGACAGCCTGAAAATACGAACGAAACTCGTGAAATAATTCAACCTGTATCTGACTCA includes:
- the Jhbp3 gene encoding protein takeout, giving the protein MVRSTIAVLLALLATTSAVDLPEFIKVCNRNDPELDACITGSVDHLRPYLVEGVPEYNLPSLEPLVLEHLVVSEGQGIKLTATEIKAYGASNFIVKKVESDMANLHYNVDIELPHLYIEGHYEIDGRLLLLQVTGSGPLHGNFTECLGQVNFDAELYDEGGEDHFRVKTFDMKITVGQGNLQLDNLFGGEKVLGDVVNNAINANFDAFVQELLPLIEKALSDFFLKLGNNIVTPFAFDQLFPV